Part of the Terriglobales bacterium genome, CATGGGGCCGTAGCAGGCGGCGTAGACACCCTCGAAGATGTCGATGCCGAGGCGCTTGCCGTGGTCGAGCGTAATCTGGCGATACGGCCGGAAGTAAGCATGGGTCATGTCGAGGAAGCGGGGTCCGAAGCGCTCTTCGTTGGGACCAATGAGCGGGTTCACGCCCTGCAGGTTGATGTGGTCCTTGAGGACGACGAGGCAGCCCTGGGTATAGCTCTCATTGATGCCGCCGGCGGCGTTGGTCAGGATCAGGCCCTTGATGCCGAAACGGCCGAGCGCGCGCACCGGGAAAACTACGTCGCGGACAGTGTGACCTTCGTACAAATGGACGCGTCCCTGCATGCAGGCGACAGGCACGGTGCCAAGCGTGCCGATGACCAGCTTGCCGGCATGGCCTTCGGCGGTGGGCTTGGGGAAGTGCGGGATGTCGGTATAAGGGATGCGAACCGCGCCGGTAAGCTGGTCGGCGAAAGATCCCAGGCCAGAGCCGAGAACGAGGGCAAC contains:
- a CDS encoding purine-nucleoside phosphorylase, translated to MKPAAEPTRQLIDDFARAGETADFLRKQTKVYPKVALVLGSGLGSFADQLTGAVRIPYTDIPHFPKPTAEGHAGKLVIGTLGTVPVACMQGRVHLYEGHTVRDVVFPVRALGRFGIKGLILTNAAGGINESYTQGCLVVLKDHINLQGVNPLIGPNEERFGPRFLDMTHAYFRPYRQITLDHGKRLGIDIFEGVYAACYGPMYETPAEIRFLRTIGADVVGMSTVAEVIAARHVGMRVLAISCVTNMAAGILDQPIDHLEVLATGERVKAKFMQLLESVLPQVEDLAAS